The Thermodesulfobacteriota bacterium sequence TAAAAGACTCATTAGTAGCCCTCTTTATTATTTTTGTTTCAATTTTAATTGCTCATTATGTGGGGGATTACATAACTCCTGCCGAGGAATGGATAAAGGCTCAAGGTATATTCGGACCGATAATTTTCATTCTTGCATTTTGGGTTGGGACAATAATCTTCATTCCTGGAAATTTATTCGCAATAGCTTCGGGACTACTTTTCGGCCTTTTATGGGGATTTATTTATACAAGCATAGCCGAGGTTTCAGGCGCTATTCTTCTCTTTTTGATCGCAAGATATCTGGCCAGGAATACCGTTGAGAAATACCTGAGAAACCATCCAAAATTTCTTGAGATTGACAAGCTGGTCAGCAAAATTGGGAAGAAGGTCATGATGCTCTTACGTCTGGTGCCCTTGCCATATACCTTCTTATGCTATTTGTTTGGAATTAGTGAGGTCTCTTTCAAAGATTACGCAATTGCCCTGTCCGTTATTTTCCCAAAACTGTTTTTAATGGTCTATTATGGATATGTAGCTAGCAAATTAACAAAATTATCAGCTGGCACAGCTAGTGCTTACTCTGACATTCACTATATGTCGCTGATTTTTGGCGTTATCGTTTCGATTATTGCAATCGCATATATGGGGCATTTTGTTCTTCTGGTCCTGAGAAGAGCTGAACAACAATAGTGATAATTATATTAAGTTGGGTATCATTTAGCCATTATCTATCTTTTTTGAAAACAACTAAATTTTTCGAGTTATAATATTGAGACCTTTTACTCTATATTTTTCCTGAAATCATTAATGCCGAACTAAGACGTCATGTTACCAGCACCAAATATCACATATATTGGGCATGCCACAGTTTTAATAGAAATGAACGGCATGCGTATCTTGACTGACCCTGTTCTTCGCCACAGACTAGGATTACTTAGGCATAGCAGAACAGTCATAGCTCCAGCTGATTATGATAATATCGATGCCGTGTTAATATCTCACGTTCACCTAGACCACCTGGATATACCCTCCCTCAGGTTAATTGAAAAGGATACGCCGATGATAGTTCCTCAAGGAACCTGGAAATTACTCCATAGGCGACGTTTTAGAAACATAATCGAAATGCGTATCGGCGATTCCATAAATATTGGTTCAATCCGCGTTACATCTACATACGCACATCATGGAGGAAAACGATATCCGTTTGGTACGCAGGCTGATAGTATGGGTTTTATAATTGATGGTTCCCACAGTATTTACTTCGCGGGTGATACTGATTTATTCCCCGAAATGGCTGATCTTTGGGATGATCTAGACCTCGCTCTCCTCCCTATTTGGGGCTGGGGACCAACGTTGAGCAAAGGCCATTTGAACCCATACAGCGCTGCAGAAGCGCTGAGACTCTTATCTCCTCGTTTTGCAATACCCATTCATTGGGGCACACTTCACCCATTGGGTATGGGCTGGATGAGGCCAAGATTCCTCTACGATCCACCCAACGACTTCGTCCGTCATGCTGCAACTATTGCTCCTGACGTGAAGATTCATGTGGTCAAGCCTGGTAGCATTGTAGACATATCTGGAGATTATCGACTCGATGGGCCTACGTAGGGAACTATCCGAATTTTTCACCTTTGCATGGTTCACTAGAATATTGATAATATGGGCCTTAGAAATAACTGCTCTTCTATTTCTTGTGGCAATATTACCGGGTTTAAGTGTTGCGAACTGGGCAACTGCTATTTGGACCATCTTATTAATCAGTCTCTTGAACGCCCTGATATGGCCGGCACTTCTGTACTTCACGATGCCCTTCACCGTGCTTACATTCATCCTTTTAACACTTGTGTTTAATTGCCTTATCATATGGTTATCAGGTCAGATTGATCCGGGCTTTGAATCGTTAGGTTACTGGAGTATATCGCTAGCAGCCTTGGGCTTGACGGTCACTAACACATTCCTGATTGGCCTTCTTGCTATTGACTTCCACGAATCCTATCATCGCTATGTAATTGAACAATTCTCATCTAAGAAAGCCAATCCTGAAAAATTTAACACAGCGGGTGTAATCTTCTTAGAGATTGACGGACTCTCAGCTCCCGTATTAAGAAGGGCTATTGAAAAAGGTCAAATGCCAACCTTAGCCCGCTGGTTAGCGAAAGGGACCCACAGACTAATCGAATGGGAATGTGATTTATCTTCTCAGACTGCCGCGAGTCAAGCAGGAATTCTCCATGGAAACAACTTCGACATACCTGCCTTTAGGTGGTACGAAAAAGACAATAAAAGGATTATGGTATCCAATC is a genomic window containing:
- a CDS encoding MBL fold metallo-hydrolase; its protein translation is MLPAPNITYIGHATVLIEMNGMRILTDPVLRHRLGLLRHSRTVIAPADYDNIDAVLISHVHLDHLDIPSLRLIEKDTPMIVPQGTWKLLHRRRFRNIIEMRIGDSINIGSIRVTSTYAHHGGKRYPFGTQADSMGFIIDGSHSIYFAGDTDLFPEMADLWDDLDLALLPIWGWGPTLSKGHLNPYSAAEALRLLSPRFAIPIHWGTLHPLGMGWMRPRFLYDPPNDFVRHAATIAPDVKIHVVKPGSIVDISGDYRLDGPT
- a CDS encoding TVP38/TMEM64 family protein; translated protein: MIRTESKLIVENLNKFRQLSFHHYPIRKILKDSLVALFIIFVSILIAHYVGDYITPAEEWIKAQGIFGPIIFILAFWVGTIIFIPGNLFAIASGLLFGLLWGFIYTSIAEVSGAILLFLIARYLARNTVEKYLRNHPKFLEIDKLVSKIGKKVMMLLRLVPLPYTFLCYLFGISEVSFKDYAIALSVIFPKLFLMVYYGYVASKLTKLSAGTASAYSDIHYMSLIFGVIVSIIAIAYMGHFVLLVLRRAEQQ